A portion of the Paucilactobacillus hokkaidonensis JCM 18461 genome contains these proteins:
- the carB gene encoding carbamoyl-phosphate synthase large subunit, producing MPKRQDIHKILVIGSGPIIISQAAEFDYSGTQACLALKEEGYEVVLVNSNPATIMTDPEIADQVYIEPLTLEFVSRVIRKERPGAILPTVGGQTGLNLAKQLDEAGILAVFKIELLGTSLHSINQAEDREQFKELMQQLGEPVPESKTVTTVEEAQTFASKIGFPVIIRPAYTLGGTGGGIADNAAQLDEIATTGLALSPITQVLIEQSIAGYKEIEFEVMRDHNDNTMVVCSMENFDPVGIHTGDSIVYAPVQTLSDREYQMLRDVSLKLISALKIEGGCNVQLALNPQNYEYEVIEVNPRVSRSSALASKATGYPIAKLAAKIAVGLTLDEIKNPITQTTFAAFEPTLDYVVCKIPRWPFDKFNHADRLLGTQMKATGEVMAIGSNIEEATQKAVRSLEIGTQSLELPELNRVSDQILADRLVNARDDRLFCVIEALKRQWPVMEVHELTKIDLFFLDKLVHILEITTALKQAPQDLKLLQLAKQNGFADATIGQIWNITTDEIRRQRKENGIEPVYKMVDTCAAEFESQTPYFYSTYEVENESIRDSKPAVLVIGAGPIRIGQGIEFDYATVHCVQTLKEAGYEAIIMNNNPETVSTDFSISDKLYFEPLTLEDVLNVIDLEQPIGVIVQFGGQTAINLAEPLEKHGVKILGTAVKDVNRAEDRDEFNQIIQELQIPQPTGATATTNEAAMKIGAKIGYPLLVRPSYVLGGRAMEIVHNDEQLNHYMHAAIEVSHAHPVLLDRYLTGKECEVDAICDGDTVVIPGVMEHIERAGIHSGDSMAVYPPQTLSTKVIDQIEQATIKLAHALNCYGLMNVQFVIHEEQAYVIEVNPRASRTVPFLSKTSKIPMTQLATQVIMGQKLAKLGYQTGIQPNSKLINVKAPIFSFSKLNAVDSLLGPEMKSTGEVMGSDVTFEKALYKVFQASDIDLPAHGNILMTVRDEEKPQAAKLARQLSQLNFNLYATKGTAQYLQQQGILVHQQVAKLSEDENQITTLLSDKTISLVVNTIDDNTKAVSDGVKMRALAISHGVLVLTSLDTLAAVVRMLASQAYLVNAI from the coding sequence ATGCCTAAACGACAGGATATCCATAAAATACTGGTCATTGGTTCTGGTCCCATTATTATTAGTCAGGCGGCTGAGTTTGATTATTCTGGGACACAAGCTTGTCTTGCTTTGAAAGAAGAAGGCTACGAAGTTGTGCTTGTGAATTCAAATCCGGCAACGATTATGACAGATCCAGAGATTGCGGATCAGGTCTATATTGAACCGCTAACGCTTGAATTTGTGAGTCGAGTCATTCGCAAGGAACGTCCAGGTGCGATTTTGCCAACGGTGGGTGGTCAAACTGGTTTGAATTTAGCGAAGCAATTGGACGAAGCTGGCATTTTAGCAGTCTTCAAAATTGAACTGCTAGGAACCAGTTTACACTCGATCAATCAGGCTGAAGACCGCGAACAATTTAAAGAGCTGATGCAACAATTAGGCGAACCAGTGCCCGAATCAAAAACGGTAACGACTGTTGAAGAAGCGCAAACGTTTGCTAGCAAGATTGGATTTCCAGTCATCATTCGACCGGCCTACACATTGGGCGGAACCGGTGGTGGAATTGCCGATAATGCCGCGCAATTAGATGAAATTGCTACGACGGGGTTAGCATTATCCCCCATTACGCAGGTGTTGATTGAACAAAGTATTGCTGGTTATAAAGAAATCGAGTTTGAAGTCATGCGTGATCACAATGACAATACGATGGTTGTTTGTTCAATGGAAAATTTTGATCCAGTGGGTATTCATACGGGAGATTCAATTGTATATGCACCGGTGCAAACTTTGTCAGATCGCGAGTATCAAATGCTGCGGGATGTATCACTTAAATTGATTTCGGCACTTAAAATTGAGGGTGGCTGTAACGTCCAATTGGCACTTAACCCGCAAAACTATGAGTATGAAGTGATTGAGGTAAATCCGCGTGTTAGTCGATCCTCTGCGTTAGCGTCAAAAGCAACCGGATATCCGATTGCCAAATTGGCCGCAAAAATTGCAGTTGGGTTGACGCTTGATGAAATCAAGAATCCAATTACACAAACTACTTTTGCGGCGTTTGAACCGACCCTAGATTATGTAGTTTGTAAAATTCCGCGGTGGCCATTTGATAAATTTAACCATGCAGATCGATTGCTGGGGACCCAAATGAAAGCGACCGGTGAAGTAATGGCGATCGGCAGCAATATTGAAGAAGCTACTCAAAAAGCGGTTCGATCATTAGAGATTGGCACGCAATCCCTGGAATTACCTGAATTGAATCGGGTAAGTGATCAGATATTAGCTGATCGGCTGGTTAATGCTCGTGATGATCGCCTCTTTTGTGTGATAGAAGCACTTAAGCGGCAATGGCCGGTTATGGAAGTACATGAATTAACAAAGATTGATTTATTTTTCCTAGATAAATTGGTTCACATTTTAGAAATTACAACAGCTTTAAAACAAGCACCACAAGACCTGAAATTGCTACAATTAGCAAAACAAAATGGATTTGCGGATGCAACGATTGGACAAATTTGGAATATTACGACAGATGAAATTCGCAGACAACGAAAAGAAAATGGCATCGAACCGGTCTACAAAATGGTGGATACTTGTGCGGCGGAATTTGAGTCACAAACCCCATACTTCTATAGTACTTATGAAGTCGAAAATGAAAGCATACGAGATAGTAAACCAGCTGTTTTGGTTATCGGAGCAGGCCCAATTCGGATTGGACAAGGAATTGAATTCGATTATGCCACCGTGCACTGTGTTCAAACACTCAAAGAGGCTGGGTACGAAGCAATTATTATGAACAATAATCCCGAAACAGTCTCGACTGATTTTTCTATCTCAGATAAATTATATTTTGAGCCACTAACGTTGGAAGATGTGCTCAACGTAATTGATTTAGAGCAGCCGATAGGCGTAATCGTCCAGTTTGGTGGTCAAACCGCAATTAACTTAGCCGAACCATTAGAAAAACATGGTGTCAAAATATTGGGGACGGCTGTCAAAGATGTTAATCGCGCTGAAGATCGGGATGAGTTTAATCAAATCATTCAAGAGCTACAAATTCCACAACCGACTGGTGCAACCGCGACAACTAATGAAGCGGCGATGAAGATCGGCGCCAAAATTGGGTATCCATTATTAGTTCGACCAAGCTATGTTTTAGGCGGTCGGGCAATGGAAATTGTGCATAATGATGAACAGCTAAATCATTATATGCACGCTGCAATTGAAGTGTCTCACGCCCATCCAGTTTTATTAGATCGTTATTTAACGGGTAAAGAATGTGAAGTTGATGCGATTTGTGATGGTGACACGGTTGTTATTCCTGGTGTGATGGAACATATCGAACGAGCCGGGATTCACTCTGGCGACTCGATGGCTGTGTATCCGCCACAAACTTTATCAACAAAAGTTATTGATCAAATTGAGCAGGCAACCATTAAATTGGCGCATGCGTTAAATTGTTACGGATTGATGAACGTTCAATTTGTCATTCATGAAGAGCAAGCATATGTGATTGAAGTCAATCCACGTGCTAGTCGGACGGTTCCATTTTTAAGCAAGACAAGTAAAATCCCAATGACGCAGTTGGCGACGCAGGTAATTATGGGCCAAAAGTTAGCTAAATTAGGCTATCAAACGGGGATTCAACCTAATTCAAAATTAATTAATGTCAAAGCGCCCATCTTTTCCTTTAGTAAATTGAATGCAGTTGATAGTTTGCTAGGGCCTGAAATGAAATCGACTGGCGAGGTAATGGGCAGTGATGTTACGTTTGAAAAGGCGCTTTACAAGGTATTCCAAGCTAGCGATATTGATTTACCAGCACATGGGAATATTTTGATGACTGTCAGGGATGAAGAAAAACCGCAAGCTGCGAAATTAGCACGACAGTTAAGTCAATTAAATTTTAATTTGTATGCAACAAAAGGAACAGCACAATATTTGCAACAACAAGGTATCTTAGTCCATCAACAAGTTGCTAAATTAAGCGAAGATGAAAATCAAATTACAACGTTATTATCCGATAAGACCATCTCTTTGGTAGTAAATACAATTGATGATAATACCAAGGCGGTCAGCGATGGGGTTAAGATGCGTGCATTGGCAATTAGTCATGGTGTCTTAGTGCTAACTTCATTGGATACCCTTGCTGCAGTAGTACGAATGTTAGCAAGCCAAGCTTATCTAGTAAATGCAATTTGA
- the carA gene encoding glutamine-hydrolyzing carbamoyl-phosphate synthase small subunit, producing MTKPRYLVLSDGTMYEGTAFGAQTTGVGELVFNTGMTGYQESITDQSYNGEILMFTYPLIGNYGINFDDNESVTPTTAGVVVHELARKASNWRNQMSLDEFLQQAQIPGIAGLDTRSITKKIRASGAMRAALVNTNEEAQQFLSKQLGNPSHNLVAMSTTKNAYPNPNTGLRIVVVDYGLKHSILRELAKRQCNVIVLPATASAQQVLNYQPDGVLLSNGPGDPKDVAGAIEMIQTVERQVPLFGICLGHQLFALANGADTFKMKFGHRGFNHPVREIATNRIDFTAQNHGYAVEAKSVEQTDLLVTHQEINDLTIEGLRHKQYPAFSVQFHPDAAPGPHDASHLFDDFLESIVSYQRQRRAVNHA from the coding sequence ATGACAAAACCAAGGTATTTAGTATTATCTGATGGCACTATGTATGAAGGAACAGCGTTTGGTGCCCAAACCACAGGTGTCGGCGAACTAGTATTTAACACTGGTATGACTGGTTATCAAGAATCAATTACCGATCAATCATACAATGGCGAAATTCTAATGTTTACATACCCACTGATTGGTAACTATGGCATTAACTTTGATGACAACGAATCTGTTACACCAACGACTGCTGGCGTGGTGGTCCATGAATTAGCCCGCAAGGCCAGTAATTGGCGTAATCAAATGAGCCTAGATGAATTTTTGCAACAAGCTCAAATTCCAGGAATTGCAGGATTGGATACTAGATCAATTACAAAAAAGATTAGAGCTAGTGGTGCAATGCGAGCCGCTTTGGTCAATACAAACGAAGAGGCCCAACAATTTCTAAGCAAGCAACTGGGTAATCCAAGCCACAATTTAGTAGCAATGAGTACTACCAAAAATGCTTATCCAAATCCCAATACAGGGTTACGAATTGTGGTAGTTGATTATGGCTTAAAACATAGCATTTTACGAGAATTAGCCAAACGTCAATGCAATGTAATTGTTTTACCAGCGACGGCCAGTGCGCAACAAGTGTTAAATTATCAGCCGGACGGGGTGTTGTTAAGCAATGGGCCGGGCGATCCGAAAGATGTTGCTGGCGCAATTGAAATGATTCAAACGGTTGAACGCCAAGTGCCGTTGTTTGGCATTTGTTTGGGGCACCAGTTGTTTGCGCTCGCCAATGGTGCGGACACATTTAAAATGAAGTTCGGTCATCGTGGTTTTAACCACCCAGTTAGGGAGATTGCAACGAATCGAATCGATTTTACCGCTCAAAATCATGGTTATGCGGTTGAAGCGAAATCGGTAGAACAAACGGATTTATTGGTGACCCATCAAGAAATTAATGATTTAACAATTGAAGGTTTACGACATAAACAATACCCAGCCTTCTCAGTTCAATTTCACCCGGATGCTGCTCCAGGTCCACATGATGCGAGTCATTTGTTTGATGATTTTTTGGAAAGTATCGTTAGTTACCAACGTCAAAGGAGGGCTGTAAACCATGCCTAA
- a CDS encoding dihydroorotase has protein sequence MSLLLKNGFGYLAGKFQDLNVLIENGRVESLNQATTADNIIDLQHALITPGLIDVHVHLREPGFTNKETIKTGSSAAAHGGFTTIGAMANLNPVPDNAQQFSQQIKLNQSGAVKIKQYAPVTKQRQGQACVNFGELKNAGAFAFSDDGSGIDNARVMFETMQQLAHLHMPLCDHAQDMNLTNAGVINAGPTAQKLGVPGVNNVSETAQIARNLVLAQATGVHYHVCHVSTKESIELIRIAKANGINVTCEVTPHHLLLDDTDIVEDNAQFKMNPPLRSQEDRLACVAGLMDGTIDLIATDHAPHTDREKQLGLLESPNGIVGSETAFALLYTKFVKTGIWPLENLIEWMSGAAKRIFKLTNVGQLKIGDPADVAVFDLEHAATIDAGQFLSKGHNSPFIGQQVYGMTVLTLVNGQVVYRRK, from the coding sequence ATGAGCTTATTATTAAAAAATGGATTCGGCTACTTGGCAGGAAAATTTCAGGATTTGAATGTGTTAATTGAAAATGGACGGGTTGAAAGTCTGAACCAAGCTACAACTGCTGATAATATAATTGATTTACAGCATGCACTGATTACACCAGGATTAATTGATGTTCATGTGCACTTGCGCGAACCAGGTTTTACGAATAAGGAAACTATCAAAACTGGTAGTTCCGCGGCTGCACACGGAGGATTTACGACAATCGGGGCAATGGCTAATTTAAACCCAGTCCCTGATAATGCACAACAGTTTAGTCAACAAATTAAACTAAACCAGTCTGGTGCGGTTAAAATCAAACAGTATGCGCCGGTTACTAAGCAACGGCAAGGACAAGCGTGTGTGAACTTTGGCGAGTTAAAAAATGCCGGAGCATTCGCGTTTAGCGATGATGGATCAGGGATTGATAATGCGCGGGTGATGTTTGAAACAATGCAGCAATTAGCCCACTTGCACATGCCATTGTGTGACCATGCCCAAGATATGAATTTAACTAACGCCGGGGTGATTAACGCTGGACCAACTGCACAAAAGTTAGGTGTTCCCGGCGTAAATAATGTCAGTGAAACTGCACAAATTGCACGTAACTTAGTTCTAGCGCAAGCAACCGGGGTGCATTACCACGTTTGCCATGTTTCGACCAAAGAAAGCATTGAGCTAATCCGAATTGCCAAAGCAAATGGGATCAATGTGACCTGTGAAGTTACACCACATCATCTGTTGTTAGATGATACGGATATTGTTGAAGACAACGCACAGTTCAAAATGAATCCACCGTTGCGAAGCCAGGAAGATCGCTTAGCGTGTGTAGCGGGGCTGATGGATGGCACCATCGATTTGATTGCGACGGACCATGCTCCACATACTGACCGTGAGAAACAACTGGGATTGTTAGAATCACCAAATGGAATTGTTGGATCTGAAACAGCTTTTGCCCTGTTATATACAAAGTTTGTCAAAACTGGAATTTGGCCATTAGAGAATTTAATTGAATGGATGAGTGGTGCTGCGAAACGAATTTTCAAACTTACCAATGTAGGACAATTAAAAATCGGCGATCCAGCAGACGTTGCCGTTTTTGACCTAGAGCATGCTGCCACGATTGATGCCGGCCAATTTTTATCAAAGGGTCACAACTCACCTTTTATCGGCCAACAAGTATATGGCATGACTGTACTAACGCTTGTCAATGGACAAGTTGTGTATCGGAGGAAATAA
- a CDS encoding aspartate carbamoyltransferase catalytic subunit, with protein MMMTERMQANLLTIDQLESDDALDLIHEAQAFKAGKQVQLLKPAYAINMFFENSTRTKTSFQMAEKKLGMQVLDFNSATSSVSKGESLYDTLKTVESIGVNLAVIRHPETDYYRQLTQNNNLNIGLINAGDGSGQHPSQCLLDMMTILEQFHCFHDLKVLINGDIAHSRVARSNAEMLYRLGAQVYFSGPKDWFDPALEKYGRYGDFDELLPQMDVINLLRVQHERISGSANTQFDVQAYRQQYGLTKQRAKQMKPEAIILHPAPVNRGVEIDDELVESPQSRIFTQMKNGVYVRMAIISRLLRFQNLL; from the coding sequence ATGATGATGACAGAACGAATGCAAGCAAATTTATTAACCATTGACCAATTAGAGTCTGATGATGCACTGGATTTAATTCATGAGGCTCAAGCATTCAAAGCAGGCAAGCAAGTTCAATTGTTAAAGCCGGCGTATGCGATCAACATGTTTTTTGAAAATTCAACCCGGACCAAAACGAGTTTTCAAATGGCTGAAAAAAAATTAGGCATGCAAGTACTGGATTTTAATAGCGCTACTAGTTCAGTTAGTAAGGGTGAAAGTTTATACGACACATTAAAGACGGTTGAATCAATCGGGGTCAATTTAGCGGTGATTCGACATCCGGAAACTGATTATTATCGTCAATTAACGCAAAATAATAATTTAAACATTGGTTTGATTAATGCGGGGGATGGATCAGGACAGCATCCATCACAATGTTTACTTGATATGATGACAATTTTAGAACAGTTTCACTGCTTTCATGATCTAAAGGTTTTGATTAACGGCGACATTGCGCATTCACGGGTGGCAAGATCCAATGCAGAAATGCTTTATCGATTAGGTGCACAGGTTTATTTTTCAGGGCCAAAAGACTGGTTCGATCCAGCATTAGAAAAATATGGGCGATACGGCGATTTTGATGAGTTATTACCACAAATGGATGTTATCAACCTTTTACGAGTGCAACATGAACGAATTAGCGGTAGCGCGAATACACAGTTCGATGTACAAGCATACCGCCAACAGTATGGATTAACGAAACAACGTGCTAAACAAATGAAACCGGAAGCAATTATTTTACATCCGGCACCAGTCAATCGGGGTGTTGAAATTGATGATGAGTTAGTTGAAAGTCCGCAATCACGGATATTTACACAAATGAAAAATGGTGTCTACGTCAGAATGGCAATTATCAGCCGCTTGTTACGGTTTCAAAATCTGCTATAG
- the pyrR gene encoding bifunctional pyr operon transcriptional regulator/uracil phosphoribosyltransferase PyrR yields the protein MAHEVVDGSSMQRALTRITYEIIEQNKGVDDLVFVGIKTRGIYLAKRLAKRLKQLEQIDVPVGELDISLYRDDLHIPDHHIEPTVTSSDIDVDITDKHVILVDDVLFTGRTVRAALDALMDLGRPTKISLAVLVDRGHRELPIRPDFVGKNIPTAMDEQVNVAMEEYDGHEDITIEKIKK from the coding sequence GTGGCACACGAAGTTGTGGATGGATCAAGCATGCAACGGGCATTAACCCGAATTACCTACGAAATTATTGAACAAAATAAAGGTGTCGATGACCTTGTATTTGTTGGTATTAAAACTCGTGGAATTTATTTAGCGAAGCGATTGGCTAAACGATTAAAACAGTTGGAACAGATTGATGTTCCTGTTGGCGAATTAGATATTTCCCTTTATCGTGACGATCTGCATATTCCTGATCATCATATTGAACCAACTGTTACTTCATCGGATATTGATGTTGATATTACTGATAAGCATGTTATTTTAGTTGATGATGTTTTATTTACTGGTCGCACAGTCCGAGCTGCGCTGGATGCATTAATGGATTTGGGTCGGCCAACCAAAATTTCACTAGCTGTCTTGGTTGATCGCGGACACCGTGAATTACCAATTCGACCAGATTTTGTTGGTAAGAATATTCCAACTGCTATGGACGAACAAGTTAATGTGGCCATGGAAGAATATGATGGTCATGAAGATATTACCATTGAAAAAATAAAAAAATAA
- a CDS encoding YhgE/Pip domain-containing protein: MLREELKYLKRHKFMVVVLIVLMFIPAIYACTFLASMWNPYGKLNDLPVAIVNNDQPAKMNGKTINIGKELTQNLVKSDSLDFKNVTKKKAQSGLKAGKYFAIYTVPQTFSKNSTTVLSKHPQSMKLKLETSSGNNMTAGKMTESAGNAIQTKLDGQVSSTYAKVLVSSITKLEGGIKQASVGSKKIASGQNQVNTGTQTFNSSLQKLVSGNDQLKSGSQAFGAGLTSYVGAVGKVQSGSSQLASGMSKVNEAAPALGSGISQLQSGSSQLAGGLDETTSGMTKLQAGASTLTEKLAEYQNSSATIATKSTEFSDNLSEFSNELKTQINTSSTETAQFTQLAALISSIQTTLKSIQTNQTNTASGVSSALANEATELNLTAEQSKKMQAVATQQVNDSNAKQNQTLTPLLAQLQTALSKLNSAASASTNIGQLNTSLDGSTSAASQLATANNKLATSGTALVTGSETVTAVISNARSGAQKLSNGANTLNSGMSSALPQVNKLAAALGTLSGGATSLNNGVTKLNSKGSTLQIGANTIVASIGKLASGADQLGIGSKTLAAATQKLAMGGDQLSNKLASASGALPKLTFNANQSKDFATPVKVNHKEADSVPNNGTSMAPYMLGVSLYVGALALNLMFDAYTPRKRPRSGLAWWFSKAVIMDGFAVIDATIVFGALIMFNGLAPVHLFATWVMLVLTSLAFVSLITWLNLLIGKAGAFLAMVLLVIQLGGSAGTYPIVLSNHFFEWIHPFLPMSYVVSGLRQTIMIGDSSSFDMLVLLVLIVIFSLLNILHYTRLKGRMGQMDFTEK, translated from the coding sequence ATGTTGAGAGAAGAACTGAAGTATTTAAAACGACATAAATTTATGGTCGTGGTTTTGATTGTTTTAATGTTCATACCAGCAATTTATGCTTGTACGTTTCTTGCATCGATGTGGAATCCGTATGGTAAATTAAACGACTTACCGGTTGCAATTGTGAACAATGATCAACCAGCAAAAATGAATGGGAAAACCATCAATATTGGTAAAGAGCTCACTCAAAATTTAGTCAAGAGTGATTCATTAGATTTCAAGAATGTGACCAAAAAGAAGGCTCAAAGTGGTCTGAAAGCGGGCAAATATTTTGCAATTTACACGGTGCCACAAACATTTTCTAAAAATTCAACGACCGTTTTAAGCAAACACCCGCAGTCAATGAAATTAAAACTAGAAACCAGTTCTGGCAATAATATGACTGCTGGCAAAATGACGGAATCGGCCGGTAATGCCATTCAGACTAAGTTGGATGGACAAGTTTCAAGTACCTATGCCAAAGTTTTGGTATCATCTATTACTAAACTAGAAGGTGGTATTAAACAGGCTTCGGTTGGCAGTAAAAAAATTGCAAGCGGCCAAAATCAAGTTAATACGGGTACCCAAACGTTTAATTCTAGTTTGCAAAAACTTGTTTCCGGAAATGACCAACTTAAATCTGGTAGTCAAGCATTTGGAGCTGGACTTACTAGTTATGTTGGTGCAGTTGGTAAAGTTCAATCAGGTAGTTCACAACTTGCTAGTGGTATGAGTAAGGTAAACGAAGCTGCTCCAGCACTAGGATCCGGAATCAGTCAGTTGCAATCAGGAAGCTCACAATTGGCTGGTGGACTTGATGAAACAACGAGTGGGATGACTAAATTACAAGCGGGTGCCAGCACTTTAACTGAAAAATTAGCTGAATATCAAAACAGCAGTGCAACGATTGCTACTAAAAGTACAGAGTTCTCTGATAATTTGAGTGAGTTTTCTAATGAACTTAAAACACAAATAAATACTAGTAGTACAGAAACTGCTCAATTTACGCAACTTGCTGCGCTCATTAGTTCTATTCAGACTACCTTGAAAAGTATCCAAACTAATCAAACTAATACAGCTAGTGGTGTTAGTTCTGCGCTTGCAAATGAGGCCACGGAACTTAATTTAACAGCGGAACAATCCAAAAAAATGCAAGCTGTTGCAACTCAACAGGTTAACGATAGTAATGCTAAGCAAAACCAAACTTTGACCCCATTATTGGCACAACTACAAACTGCGTTAAGTAAGCTTAATAGTGCCGCTAGTGCCAGTACTAATATTGGTCAATTAAATACATCCTTGGACGGATCAACTAGTGCTGCTTCACAGTTAGCCACTGCTAATAATAAATTGGCGACTTCTGGAACAGCTCTCGTGACTGGTAGCGAAACTGTAACAGCTGTAATTTCAAATGCACGCAGTGGAGCTCAGAAGTTATCGAATGGAGCCAATACGCTTAATTCAGGGATGAGTAGTGCTTTACCACAGGTTAATAAGCTAGCTGCAGCACTCGGAACCTTATCAGGTGGAGCAACGTCCCTAAATAATGGTGTAACTAAACTGAATAGTAAGGGGAGCACCTTGCAAATCGGAGCCAACACAATAGTTGCTAGTATTGGAAAATTAGCGAGTGGAGCGGATCAACTTGGGATCGGCAGTAAAACACTTGCAGCTGCAACTCAAAAGTTAGCAATGGGTGGTGATCAGTTAAGCAATAAATTGGCGAGTGCTTCGGGTGCGCTACCCAAGTTAACTTTTAACGCAAACCAGTCTAAGGATTTTGCAACACCAGTCAAGGTGAATCACAAGGAAGCTGATAGTGTTCCTAATAATGGGACTTCAATGGCACCATATATGCTTGGAGTTTCGTTATATGTTGGTGCACTGGCACTGAACCTAATGTTTGATGCTTATACTCCTCGTAAACGACCGCGTAGTGGGTTGGCATGGTGGTTTAGTAAGGCGGTCATTATGGACGGTTTTGCTGTGATTGATGCGACGATTGTGTTTGGCGCGTTAATCATGTTCAATGGACTTGCACCGGTCCACTTATTTGCGACGTGGGTAATGTTGGTGTTGACTTCACTAGCATTTGTCAGTTTAATTACATGGTTGAATTTATTAATTGGGAAGGCCGGTGCATTCTTGGCGATGGTTTTACTTGTAATCCAACTTGGCGGTTCAGCAGGGACGTATCCAATCGTTCTCAGTAATCATTTTTTTGAATGGATTCATCCGTTCTTACCAATGAGCTATGTTGTTTCAGGATTGCGTCAAACGATAATGATTGGTGACAGTTCCAGCTTTGATATGCTCGTTTTATTAGTACTGATTGTGATATTCTCACTGCTTAATATTCTTCACTATACAAGATTAAAAGGTCGGATGGGGCAGATGGATTTTACTGAAAAATAA
- a CDS encoding TetR/AcrR family transcriptional regulator: MDKRIKRTHDAIKTTFEELVLEDSGKKITVSLLAQRANINRKTFYLHYDDIEDLKNSYVDEISDNLVNALAKHSISNYIANRGLLLDIFANFFIDNRQFYSFVLTNDNYSSIARLVQRKVSATMANYLQKYSHCSKNDAIMITTFITTNMITMLQLHLTGVTDSSRKNTREWIVCLTIEGLQGLGFEIPKNNWHSPTPFSPAKKG, translated from the coding sequence ATGGACAAAAGAATCAAACGAACTCATGATGCCATCAAAACAACATTTGAAGAATTAGTCTTGGAAGATTCTGGGAAAAAAATTACCGTGTCCCTATTAGCCCAGCGCGCTAACATTAATCGAAAAACGTTCTATTTACACTACGATGATATTGAAGATCTTAAAAATTCTTACGTCGATGAAATTAGTGATAATTTGGTCAATGCTTTGGCCAAGCACTCAATCAGTAACTATATTGCCAATCGTGGTTTACTTTTAGATATCTTTGCCAACTTTTTTATTGATAATCGGCAATTCTATAGTTTTGTTTTAACTAACGATAATTACAGTTCAATTGCTAGATTGGTTCAGCGAAAAGTAAGCGCTACAATGGCAAATTATTTGCAAAAATATAGCCATTGCTCTAAAAATGATGCAATTATGATTACCACTTTTATCACCACAAACATGATTACAATGCTGCAACTCCACTTAACTGGAGTAACTGATTCGTCGCGTAAAAACACGCGTGAATGGATTGTATGCTTAACTATTGAAGGACTCCAAGGCTTGGGCTTTGAGATTCCTAAAAATAATTGGCACAGCCCAACTCCTTTTAGCCCAGCAAAAAAGGGATAG